The Pseudomonadota bacterium nucleotide sequence GAAGAAGAAACACCGGGCTTCCCTGAGGTCGGGTCCGCTCTCAGCATTACGCAGCGCATCGACATGCCGATCCAGTTCGGCGAGATCCGATGGTGACCGCCGCTCGCTCGCGCACGATGCGGCCATCTCAAGATTGGCGCGCAGAAACTCCAGACACCGCCAGGCACGCGCGGGATCAGACGTCAGGTGACGCCTGGCGATCACGTTCAATCTTTCGTCGGAGACCACAAAGGTCCCTCCTGTCGCACCGCGCTTGGTGGTCAGGTAACCAGACTCCTCAAGCACGCTCAATGCCTCGCGCAATGTGACCCGTGAGATGCCCAGGTCTTGCGCGAACTTGCGTTCAGGCGGCAGACGCTCGTCGGGCCGCATCATGCCCAGGTGAATTTGTCGCCGCAAAAGCGTCACCGCGATGCCGTGAAATGGTTGCGCCGACAGCTGGCGTCCCGACCAGAACATGGTCAGATGGCCGTGAACGTGTTGTCGACAGCAAGTTCCGCCCCGTTGATGAAGCTGGACTCATCGGATGCCAGGAAAACGGCGACCCCTGCGACCTCCTCGGGTTCGCAGATCCGGCCCTGCATGGCTTTGATGTCGTCTTCGGTCGCGGGAAATCCGAACTTTCTAAGTTGAGACATCTCGAGAATGCCGTGACGCGTCTTGATGAAGCCGGGGCAGATTACGTTCGCCCTAACGCCCTGATCGCGAAACTCGACGGCCACCGCGCGCGTCAACTGCAGGACGGCGGCCTTGGAGCTGCAGTAGACCGCCTCCATGGGCGTCGCCGTGGAAGCCGATACGGAC carries:
- a CDS encoding GntR family transcriptional regulator → MFWSGRQLSAQPFHGIAVTLLRRQIHLGMMRPDERLPPERKFAQDLGISRVTLREALSVLEESGYLTTKRGATGGTFVVSDERLNVIARRHLTSDPARAWRCLEFLRANLEMAASCASERRSPSDLAELDRHVDALRNAESGPDLREARCFFFLTIGSASSNTFLKEAIDSAIEGLFHPISHQQFARNHRKICDLCAALADAINRQDPPLASSLSAALTDGMAAMMQEGMAPPSAAKTSARAKKQTKSASAT